In bacterium, the following proteins share a genomic window:
- a CDS encoding lamin tail domain-containing protein, whose protein sequence is MKKRFLVACGLATALSVGSAQATVLINEIDADTPGTDAAEFVELYNDGASAVDLAGGGYVLVLFNGSNDEVYASIDLTGSLAASDYLVIGSSTVANVDMTEFTTNGLQNGADAVALYSGTSAASIPATTLVGDVTATLVDAVVYGTGDADATNLINALTPGQAQVDESSNGASADQSSQRIPDGGGGALNTGSFEQAAPTPGAANSVPTDPIIDVSRTEIDFGTFNTTNSGSPVESTIEITNVGGGTLNVSSFTVANTSGSAFSVSTVTSPNPVPAIPAALAAGESVTLVVAYENAVDADANFTGTVDYVTDAATGGSGSVPITADFVTIAQLASVGDVLINEFSYDPNPGTPNPIQDYNNDTVGDSIQDEFVELYNTTGAAINLKGWSLSASSTMIIPDGVSIDAGGRLVIFGGGTPNLPGINAITGGPSLGNSGGTIALSDGVSVIDSVSYIVTGEGAIQETAATSDGGSVGRYMDGATDDVPTARADSFVEFPWDSATNPPTPGTSNDPTAVKDWTLY, encoded by the coding sequence ATGAAGAAACGCTTTCTTGTAGCATGCGGGCTGGCGACGGCGCTGTCCGTTGGTTCCGCCCAGGCAACAGTCCTGATCAACGAAATCGATGCAGACACACCCGGCACGGATGCCGCTGAGTTCGTCGAACTCTACAACGACGGCGCAAGTGCGGTCGATCTCGCCGGCGGTGGATACGTGCTTGTCCTCTTCAACGGCAGCAACGACGAGGTCTATGCTTCTATCGATCTGACAGGCTCTCTGGCAGCCAGCGACTACCTCGTCATCGGAAGCTCGACTGTCGCAAATGTCGACATGACGGAGTTCACCACAAATGGCCTGCAGAACGGCGCCGATGCGGTCGCTCTGTACTCGGGAACATCGGCTGCGTCCATTCCTGCGACCACGCTGGTCGGCGATGTAACCGCGACCCTTGTTGATGCGGTGGTTTATGGTACCGGTGACGCCGATGCAACGAACCTCATTAACGCATTGACCCCCGGCCAGGCCCAGGTTGACGAGTCCAGCAATGGTGCTAGTGCCGATCAATCCAGTCAGCGCATTCCGGATGGTGGTGGTGGCGCGCTGAACACCGGCAGCTTCGAGCAGGCGGCCCCGACACCCGGCGCTGCAAACTCCGTCCCGACTGACCCGATCATCGACGTCAGCCGCACAGAGATCGACTTCGGCACGTTCAACACCACGAACAGCGGCAGCCCCGTCGAATCGACCATCGAAATCACCAACGTCGGTGGTGGAACGCTCAACGTTTCGAGCTTCACCGTGGCAAACACCTCTGGAAGCGCCTTCAGCGTTTCGACGGTGACTTCTCCGAATCCCGTTCCGGCCATCCCGGCGGCACTCGCTGCCGGCGAGAGCGTCACGCTCGTCGTGGCGTATGAGAACGCGGTCGACGCCGACGCGAACTTCACTGGCACGGTCGACTACGTGACCGATGCTGCGACTGGTGGCAGCGGCTCCGTTCCCATCACGGCCGACTTCGTGACCATCGCCCAGCTTGCCAGCGTTGGCGACGTCCTGATCAATGAGTTCAGCTACGACCCGAACCCGGGCACGCCGAACCCGATCCAGGACTACAACAACGACACCGTCGGCGACTCGATCCAGGATGAGTTCGTTGAACTCTACAACACAACTGGTGCGGCGATTAATCTGAAGGGCTGGTCGCTGAGCGCGAGCTCCACGATGATCATTCCGGACGGCGTTTCGATCGACGCAGGTGGCCGCCTGGTGATCTTCGGCGGCGGTACGCCGAATCTGCCTGGCATCAATGCCATCACCGGTGGCCCAAGCCTGGGCAACAGTGGTGGGACGATCGCTCTGAGTGACGGCGTCTCGGTCATCGACTCCGTTTCCTACATCGTGACCGGCGAAGGCGCGATCCAGGAAACTGCCGCGACCTCCGATGGTGGCTCGGTTGGCCGCTACATGGACGGTGCTACGGACGACGTTCCGACCGCCCGTGCGGACTCCTTCGTTGAGTTCCCGTGGGACAGCGCCACCAACCCGCCGACCCCCGGCACGTCCAACGACCCGACCGCAGTCAAGGATTGGACGCTGTACTAA
- a CDS encoding response regulator transcription factor, with protein sequence MNKYSILVVDDEADIQELVSYNLSKNGMRADVVGTGEDALRRVRVNEYDLVILDLMLPGLDGLEVCKRLKADKKTSDIPVVMLTARGEEADVVVGLELGADDYVTKPFSPRVLIARVKAVLRRREAAAEPVEQRLITRGPLTIDMDRHELAVAGERVSPTALEMRILAALAKHPGRVLTRYQIVEATQGVGVGVTDRSVDVHIVSLRKKLGEHAHLIETVRGVGYRFAEIDD encoded by the coding sequence ATGAACAAATACTCGATTCTTGTCGTCGACGATGAAGCGGATATTCAGGAGTTGGTATCCTACAACCTCAGCAAGAACGGCATGCGCGCCGATGTCGTTGGGACCGGCGAAGATGCGCTCCGTCGCGTTCGGGTCAATGAGTACGACCTTGTGATTCTCGACCTCATGCTGCCCGGGCTGGATGGTTTGGAGGTCTGCAAGCGCCTCAAAGCGGACAAGAAGACGTCTGATATTCCTGTGGTTATGCTCACCGCCCGGGGAGAGGAAGCGGACGTCGTCGTCGGGCTGGAACTCGGCGCCGACGACTACGTGACGAAGCCCTTCAGTCCGCGCGTTCTGATCGCCCGCGTCAAAGCCGTCTTGCGCCGCCGCGAGGCCGCCGCGGAACCTGTCGAGCAGCGCCTGATTACCCGCGGGCCGCTGACGATCGACATGGATCGGCATGAACTGGCCGTGGCCGGCGAGCGCGTCTCGCCCACGGCTCTCGAGATGCGGATCCTGGCAGCGTTGGCGAAGCATCCCGGCCGCGTGCTGACCCGTTACCAGATCGTCGAAGCCACCCAGGGCGTCGGCGTGGGCGTGACGGATCGCTCGGTCGACGTGCATATCGTTTCGCTGCGTAAGAAGCTGGGCGAACACGCCCACCTGATCGAGACGGTTCGCGGGGTCGGCTATCGCTTCGCGGAGATCGACGATTGA